From Oryzias latipes chromosome 3, ASM223467v1:
TGCCGACGTGGAGGCCCGTATCGGTGTGGCCGGTTCCAAGAAGAAGAGCACGCGCGCTCGGCTGGTGTTTCGAGTCAACATCCCTCGTTCAGATGGATCTGTGCTCACGCTTCAGGCTCCCTCATCCCCCATTCTTTGTAGTAAGTTGAACAGAAAACAGATAATATCAAGAAATTGTTCTGTTAATCCAGCTGTAGTTGACTTTGAAACCTACCATTTCATTATTACCATTGAAATTCTTCAGGTCCTCTCTCTCAATTTTAACATAGCCAGAGGTCAGTTGATTTTCTTTTGGTGCCAGCATTTGGAGGGGGTGTGGAAAATCCCATTAGATTATTTTCAATGCTTAAAATATATGGGTGTGGTTTCTTTTACAAACAGGAAAGACGCTTAGGCCACCAGAAGGTGCCCGTCTCCACGGATCTATTCGGCAACTTCAATGACAAAAGCAAGGGGTAAAGAGAAGGAAAAGTCGACACAATGGAGGCGTGTAgacatttattgttttacagAGTCATCATGAAATCCAAGGAAATGTCTttccacaaaacaacaaaaaatagtaATCCCTTATGGCGTGTATGCAGAGGAGATGTGATCATGCACTTCAGGATGCTCTGAGTTAGACAAAGCCAAAAGGAGAAAATTGTAAGCCCTACAGACTTGCAAACAGTCCATGTGTTTTACCAGTCCAGGCTGATCCTGTTTCAGCCAGGAGAGCCTTAAAGTCAGCAGTTTCTGTCACAGGGAAAGGAAGCAAATGGAAGTAGACAGTAATTTTAACTCAGCAGATGCTGGTTCTGCTTACATGGGACAGCATTATATCACTCCATCAACGCTGGAAGGAAGAATCTAATGCAAACACTGAAgattgcaacatttttattgtattttcatttcTACAGCTCAGCCTGCGGGATTACCTGAAATACTGAAGAAGTCCCTTCACAGTGCTTCAGTGAGGGGTGGAGAGGAAGTCTTCATCATTGGCAAAAACTTTCTGAAAGACACCAAAGTCATTTTTCATGAAAACAGTTCCGGTGAGAAATCAAACGATTAAAACATGTACAGAcctttttgttgaaaaatgtatttcaaggCTGTACTTCCTTGCTGTTATCCAGATGAGAAATCTTGGAAGGCAGAAGCTGAAATTGACATGGAGCTGTTTCACCAGGTAAAAAAAAGCAGGGTTTTTTGTTGTATCAATACATGATTATTGTTAACTCTCAGAGTCAGGAGTTGATGGATAAGTTAAGTGTTGTAGATTTAATTATCCTAAATGGCTGGTTATCCATAGTATTGAGTAGTTTCAATGTGTTGTGATTTAATTAAACTCACTCTCATGGGGCAGTAGGGGTTAAACCTTTGACCccttattgatgcaaatatgcatcaaaccgcTTTGGTTCCAAAATTGCCTTAATTTAACATcaacttaaaagcaaaaacattagaaagttgtttttttttcatagctcgGGAAGAAATGTAGGCATCAAGGGGTTCAAACTACaaacctttaaagacccactccaatgaaaatgttttttatttaacatgttaCTAAAGCATTTTACTCAAGATTGGATgacgcatttaaaaaaatttaaggtTAAAACTCATTTCCTGagtagttctttattcaaatcaggttgaatcaggagcagataaaaacctgCGGTCtgaaaaagctcaggtttgtgACGCAGCAACTGCGATGGGGGGGGCAGTCTCCCTGCTCGCCTCCAATTCTGATGTGTCCACTGTCCTATTCAAATGTCTATTTGTccacagacaaatagatccattaatgtcCCCATTTTCTGGCTAAAAGCTGTACGGCTGCATTGCTCAAATATGGCTCgccctgttttctttttgctacgctaatgttagcttgaagggccaacagtcccgcccacaacctggaagcaaatttctgatgaactcctgctgctctacagaaatgtcttaaaaagcgaTACAGGCTTTTAGATTTGagctaaaactgcataatcataattgaaagaccactgggaattaTTTTTGAATGGATAAAAATATAGGGGGACTTTAAATAGTCAGAAATTACTGAACTGGTTGGTGCAAAGTTTTAGTCTCATTTATGTGAACCCTTAAATTGCTTCTTAACATAACTTCTTGATGAAGAATTTCAACAGGGACAcgtcaaaaacctttttatgaaacattttatCTGTAGTTTTACCATGAATCCTGAGCCCTGACCAGCTGTTAGCAGGTGTCTGAGACACAATACTGCTCAATTTACTGTCAGGGATCAAAGGGttagtcattttttaatgtagaaATATACCTTCACCGAGTGATGCCTAATTTAGATTTTTCCATCATGTGCTAGTCAAAATTCTCTATACCCATGCCCAAAGAATGTTAGattagacttaaaaaaaaaatcacttcttcttttgcattttgtttgatagatttttcttttttgagagcAATTCATAATTAAGAACACTAGCAGTTTTTGGGGCctgatttcttttaatttttcatcaACTTGGTGCCcttgttattgttttgttttttgtttgctgacggttttgtttctttgcatGGTCATGTGAAAGAATCATCTGATAGTCAAGGTGCCTCCATACCAGAACCAAGCCATAACCTCCTCGGTGTGTGTGGGAGTTTATGTGGTGACAAACGCTGGGAGGTCTCATGACGTTCAGCCGTTTACCTACAGTCCAGATCCAGGTTAGTCTAAATCGGCCCCTGTCTGTTGCTCTTGATCTGACTGGATGAATGCTATAAAGACATCTGGTAGATAACtatctatggaagcgattctgtagcataattaaatgtaacagtcaaaaccagaaatgctttttccttatcaaaatgaagctgcattttttgactcagaattaaaatgaaaaagcaatcagccgaaatgctttttcattttctacttcaacaacgcttattctgtcacttaattaaaatgataatgaaaatagtatttgacatttcttttccaaaagttctctggtaaatgtgtagctaaattcatttagaaatgtataatttgacaattaaaatggattaacagaaatgctttttcattttcaaaatgaagctgcatcaaatgactcaaaattaaaatgaaaaatcaatacttcaaaataatttttcattttctacttaaaaatcgcttattctgtgtcataattaataccaaaatgcaaagaggggattgcattttcattttaacatccaccctgcgaacattgtcgtTTATCTCAATTTGACGTAAcatttccagcggggaggccaagaattttatgtttgtgtgaCATATTACTTCATCAAAATTTAGAGattttttgctctttgtttttcctaaGACAATACTTTCCATAAAGTTGTCAGTGTTAGTCATCACTACCATCTACAGTTCTTTGAAATAATTGCAGcccttggtttaaaaaaaaagcaacactttGGCATTTCTTGAAATGGGATGTTTActgaggaactttttttttttttttaatcaacactttgaaaaaacaaaatatttgcaaGTCTCATAAACTCACTTAAAAACAGCAGTGatgaaagtgtaaacaaaaatcAAGACCATCTTAGCCTAGATTTTGCATAAGTGTGGTTGATGCAGTCCAGATAAACATTTGTTGTCTTGCTTTGCAGACAATCTTGCAGTGAAAAATGATGTAGCTGTAAAGACAGAGATGCCCTCCCCGGTGACCACTTGCTCTTTTGATGAGCAAATCAAAGGTATTTAAGAAACTCTGCTTTTATAAATATAATGGATATAATAATATGTTTTAGAAGCCTTTTTGCTTAGAGAACTTGTTGGTCTTTCTTAGatcatgattttttattttttttatcatcttgaCATAAGGCATCGTTTTAGCCATGTTCTTGTCTCTACATCTGTAGATGGTGCCTTAATGCCTCCCATATTGCCTTTAGTGAAGAGAGAAGATTTCACTCCGATGGAGGTGACGAGTAACCTTCAATCTTCTGGAGTGTTTAAGGTGATTTTACGGGTCGATGCTGTCTCAGCCTTTGATTTTACCCCATGAAAACTGCTTTGCTTGATTGCATATTTTCTCTGTTGCCAATCTTTTTTAGCAGattgattaacagaattttcttttgtaataGAGTTTTGTAAAAATTTAAACCAAGGATTTTACACATTTCATcctctctttttctgtttcttcagcAGAGTGTTGATCTTTGTTCAACGCAGCAGAATTCAGACATGACGGCTGGACAACTCAACAATAGCATCGCGTTTAGTAGTAACCTGGCTAATCAAGCCGGTGAACCGGATAATGGCAAGGCAGCTGCGTACACCAACCCTGAGCCTTTAAGTACCATCCAGAAGCAGGACATTGCCCCAAGTTGTGCATTCTCTTTATCTGCTGAGTCCCTGCTCCCACAGGCCCCACAGCAGTTCCTGGTGGAGTCCAGAGATGGTCTTCAGCAGGACATGTCAGTCAGTAGCTCTGAGCCTGTAGGGAGGCTCTGTGCTGAACCTGcaccccagcagcagcagcagcatctgccGCTGTTTCCTCAGGATGAAGTAGCTCAGCTGGAGGAGGCAGTGAGACAGCTTAAAGCTAAAGGATACTGTAGTTTGCCGCTTCAGTCTGACAACTCGATAGCTAAACAGCATCAGCAACAGCACATCCAGCACCAACAGCAGATCCAAAACCAGCAACTTCAGCAGCAACAGATCCAGCAACGGCAGATCCAAAATCAGCAAATTCAGCAGCAACAAATTCAGCAACAGCAGATCCAAAACCAGCAAATCCAACAGCAGCAAATTCAGCAGCAACAGATCCAGCAACAACATATCCAAAACCAGCAAATTCAGCAGCAACAGATTCAGCAACAGCAgattcagcagcagcaggctcTAGAGAATTTACAGCAGCAGATTTTGCAGACTCAGATCCAGATGCAGTGTGGATTATTTCAGGACGCCCCACAGGGCGAAACTGCAGAACCCTCTCAAACGCTTGTGACAAACCAGGGATCGCTTTTCCAGTCGgatcaacagcagcagcagaatcagTCTGAGCAACAACAAGCAGCTCTTTTTCAGCAGGCAAATGACCTTTGCTCCATGCAGACCAGCTTTCTCCAGCAGACTCCTTCTCATTCATCCCCATCCATGTTCCACAATCCCACTTCTTTGGCCGAAACGCAAGATCCACAGGGGTCTCTTTATCAGAAGGCCTCCCAGGAGCAGGTCCAGGCTGCTCTTTTCCAGAGCACCATGACAGTGCTACAGTCTCAAGAGCAACAACCTGCAACCACTGGACTTTTCCTCCCTCAGAGCTCCCTTCCCACCCAGCTTTCAACTAATAGTTCtccacagcaacagcagcagctggccTTCCTCACTGCTCTACAATCCTCTTCACCTGAGCAACAGCCAGTATTTCAGACCCAGGCCCCAATGTCAGCTATCCAGCAAAGAAGCCCTatggagcagcagcaggcctCCCAGCATCAGCCTCTCACACAGCCCACCCAACAAACATCTCTGTTTCAGACTATATCCCCGCACTCGTCTCCCAACAGCCTGTCACcaggccagcagcagcagcagcaggcagggTTACTGTTTTGCACCAATGGTTTGTCCCCACAGCCTCCAGCATCCAACATTATGTACACCAACCAAGGGCAGATGCCCCCCCTTACCAGCAGCAATTTGGAGCCACAGAAGTCCCAAAACCCATCTCTACCGTTTTCCCAAACCAGCATGGTGACAGTGAATCAACAGAATGGACCAGAGCCCATGTCTTTAGGGAATCCAGCTAATCCCCAACAGCAAGTCCTGTTTCAGGAGCAGCAGCCCATGCAGCTGGGTGGCAACCCCAACAACCAACAGGAGCAGCCCGTGGGCCTCTTCATGCCCCAGTCCAACATCCAATCTCTGCAAGGGGAACTAGCTGCACAGGAGCTTGCACAAACGGCCATGTTTGCCTCTCAGAACGGTGTGACCAGCCTTCAAACGACGACTTCCTCTTCAGTTCAACAACCAGGAAACCTGTTTCAAAACGCGGTGAATCCGCCCAGCCAAACCCAGCAGGCAGGCCTGTTCCTTTTCAGTATTCAAAATGGTAAGAACCTCATCATCCAGCTGCACACTCATTATGGTTGTTGGCATTAGTGTCAAGAAAGGTCACTCaacttatttttttggtttaaaagagAAAGGTCGCCGCCACAAGTAGTACTCAGCTTTGATTTTGTTAAATGATTAAAACCtctgctttaaaaaattattGCCTGCTTAAAATTGACgattgcttaaaaaaattaggaattaCTTAACAGCTTTCAGTCTCATAAAAGCGGAAATCTTtagattttctttctcttttatcTTCTTTGACCCTTTTTGACTTTAGCTTTAGGCTAGTTCTACACACTTTTGCTGATTTGAGTATTTTGATTTTCTTGTTTGTCAACTCACCTTGCCTTCTTCTTTTGGATTCCTGCAGAATGTGACCAGTTGATGAACACTCCTGGGAACACACTTACAGATCAGATAATAGCAATCAGCCAGTCTGGTCAGAACCAACGAGAGAGTGACGCCCGCATTCAGTCGCTGCTCAGCCAATCCCTGTCTCAGCCTGTGACTGTGCAAAGCAGCATGTCAGCCTCCCAGAACATGGAGAAGATTGATGACCTACTAGTCAGCCTGCAGGAGTCCAATAGCAACTTGACACGATCATTTTAACAGATCTAGTTGTTTGGAGattagttttcttattttttactgtaaacattGGAAATTGTTTAGAAATTCCCAAAGAAAAACCCCTTCAAACTGTATGTGATATGAATGACATGCAGGTAAACATCTGCAAGACTATTTGATGAcctaatgttctgttttttcgaTGATTTAGGAGGAAGTGTCCACAGATGGAGATCTGCTGGTCCTTATCAGTCAGACTTTTTGGCCACATAGCTGACATACGTTCAGGTG
This genomic window contains:
- the LOC101161962 gene encoding nuclear factor of activated T-cells 5 isoform X1; its protein translation is MPSDFISLFNGDLDLNSPSTLYSKESVYDLLPRELQLPASTQQNQEGMSQTSGGEADPLPSAPLASDAKFYSLTMDGPRSTSSSTISSSGSLSDQKPAHNRNVDPEDIRSTRVVPEVIGIEVGSGNCSSAVNGRCNAELGAVRGATSQEAQTHHQMTPSKRRTILNISPPPQDLLDDSRMSCQDEAPLDSELSNSIWMDDSLSNFSVMSTSSYNDNTEVPRKSRKRTPRQRPGPKAAPAANANTDVFDADSANGPHFVLSQLGPDTKTGSKGSSEDPPTPVQKGGILSMQFPQKCEGKELKILAQPETQHRARYLTEGSRGSVKDRTQQGFPTVKLEGVNEPVVLQIFVGNDSGRVKPHGFYQACRVTGRNTTACKEVNIDGTTVIEVVLDQSTSMTLAVDCVGILKLRNADVEARIGVAGSKKKSTRARLVFRVNIPRSDGSVLTLQAPSSPILCTQPAGLPEILKKSLHSASVRGGEEVFIIGKNFLKDTKVIFHENSSDEKSWKAEAEIDMELFHQNHLIVKVPPYQNQAITSSVCVGVYVVTNAGRSHDVQPFTYSPDPDNLAVKNDVAVKTEMPSPVTTCSFDEQIKDGALMPPILPLVKREDFTPMEVTSNLQSSGVFKQSVDLCSTQQNSDMTAGQLNNSIAFSSNLANQAGEPDNGKAAAYTNPEPLSTIQKQDIAPSCAFSLSAESLLPQAPQQFLVESRDGLQQDMSVSSSEPVGRLCAEPAPQQQQQHLPLFPQDEVAQLEEAVRQLKAKGYCSLPLQSDNSIAKQHQQQHIQHQQQIQNQQLQQQQIQQRQIQNQQIQQQQIQQQQIQNQQIQQQQIQQQQIQQQHIQNQQIQQQQIQQQQIQQQQALENLQQQILQTQIQMQCGLFQDAPQGETAEPSQTLVTNQGSLFQSDQQQQQNQSEQQQAALFQQANDLCSMQTSFLQQTPSHSSPSMFHNPTSLAETQDPQGSLYQKASQEQVQAALFQSTMTVLQSQEQQPATTGLFLPQSSLPTQLSTNSSPQQQQQLAFLTALQSSSPEQQPVFQTQAPMSAIQQRSPMEQQQASQHQPLTQPTQQTSLFQTISPHSSPNSLSPGQQQQQQAGLLFCTNGLSPQPPASNIMYTNQGQMPPLTSSNLEPQKSQNPSLPFSQTSMVTVNQQNGPEPMSLGNPANPQQQVLFQEQQPMQLGGNPNNQQEQPVGLFMPQSNIQSLQGELAAQELAQTAMFASQNGVTSLQTTTSSSVQQPGNLFQNAVNPPSQTQQAGLFLFSIQNECDQLMNTPGNTLTDQIIAISQSGQNQRESDARIQSLLSQSLSQPVTVQSSMSASQNMEKIDDLLVSLQESNSNLTRSF
- the LOC101161962 gene encoding nuclear factor of activated T-cells 5 isoform X2 → MPSDFISLFNGDLDLNSPSTLYSKESVYDLLPRELQLPASTQQNQEGMSQTSGGEADPLPSAPLASDAKFYSLTMDGPRSTSSSTISSSGSLSDQKPAHNRNVDPEDIRSTRVVPEVIGIEVGSGNCSSAVNGRCNAELGAVRGATSQEAQTHHQMTPSKRRTILNISPPPQDLLDDSRMSCQDEAPLDSELSNSIWMDDSLSNFSVMSTSSYNDNTEVPRKSRKRTPRQRPGPKAAPAANANTDVFDADSANGPHFVLSQLGPDTKTGSKGSSEDPPTPVQKGGILSMQFPQKCEGKELKILAQPETQHRARYLTEGSRGSVKDRTQQGFPTVKLEGVNEPVVLQIFVGNDSGRVKPHGFYQACRVTGRNTTACKEVNIDGTTVIEVVLDQSTSMTLAVDCVGILKLRNADVEARIGVAGSKKKSTRARLVFRVNIPRSDGSVLTLQAPSSPILCTQPAGLPEILKKSLHSASVRGGEEVFIIGKNFLKDTKVIFHENSSDEKSWKAEAEIDMELFHQNHLIVKVPPYQNQAITSSVCVGVYVVTNAGRSHDVQPFTYSPDPDNLAVKNDVAVKTEMPSPVTTCSFDEQIKDGALMPPILPLVKREDFTPMEVTSNLQSSGVFKSVDLCSTQQNSDMTAGQLNNSIAFSSNLANQAGEPDNGKAAAYTNPEPLSTIQKQDIAPSCAFSLSAESLLPQAPQQFLVESRDGLQQDMSVSSSEPVGRLCAEPAPQQQQQHLPLFPQDEVAQLEEAVRQLKAKGYCSLPLQSDNSIAKQHQQQHIQHQQQIQNQQLQQQQIQQRQIQNQQIQQQQIQQQQIQNQQIQQQQIQQQQIQQQHIQNQQIQQQQIQQQQIQQQQALENLQQQILQTQIQMQCGLFQDAPQGETAEPSQTLVTNQGSLFQSDQQQQQNQSEQQQAALFQQANDLCSMQTSFLQQTPSHSSPSMFHNPTSLAETQDPQGSLYQKASQEQVQAALFQSTMTVLQSQEQQPATTGLFLPQSSLPTQLSTNSSPQQQQQLAFLTALQSSSPEQQPVFQTQAPMSAIQQRSPMEQQQASQHQPLTQPTQQTSLFQTISPHSSPNSLSPGQQQQQQAGLLFCTNGLSPQPPASNIMYTNQGQMPPLTSSNLEPQKSQNPSLPFSQTSMVTVNQQNGPEPMSLGNPANPQQQVLFQEQQPMQLGGNPNNQQEQPVGLFMPQSNIQSLQGELAAQELAQTAMFASQNGVTSLQTTTSSSVQQPGNLFQNAVNPPSQTQQAGLFLFSIQNECDQLMNTPGNTLTDQIIAISQSGQNQRESDARIQSLLSQSLSQPVTVQSSMSASQNMEKIDDLLVSLQESNSNLTRSF
- the LOC101161962 gene encoding nuclear factor of activated T-cells 5 isoform X3 yields the protein MPSDFISLFNGDLDLNSPSTLYSKESVYDLLPRELQLPASTQQNQEGMSQTSGGEADPLPSAPLASDAKFYSLTMDGPRSTSSSTISSSGSLSDQKPAHNRNVDPEDIRSTRVVPEVIGIEVGSGNCSSAVNGRCNAELGAVRGATSQEAQTHHQMTPSKRRTILNISPPPQDLLDDSRMSCQDEAPLDSELSNSIWMDDSLSNFSVMSTSSYNDNTEVPRKSRKRTPRQRPGPKAAPAANANTDVFDADSANGPHFVLSQLGPDTKTGSKGSSEDPPTPVQKGGILSMQFPQKCEGKELKILAQPETQHRARYLTEGSRGSVKDRTQQGFPTVKLEGVNEPVVLQIFVGNDSGRVKPHGFYQACRVTGRNTTACKEVNIDGTTVIEVVLDQSTSMTLAVDCVGILKLRNADVEARIGVAGSKKKSTRARLVFRVNIPRSDGSVLTLQAPSSPILCTQPAGLPEILKKSLHSASVRGGEEVFIIGKNFLKDTKVIFHENSSDEKSWKAEAEIDMELFHQNHLIVKVPPYQNQAITSSVCVGVYVVTNAGRSHDVQPFTYSPDPDNLAVKNDVAVKTEMPSPVTTCSFDEQIKVKREDFTPMEVTSNLQSSGVFKQSVDLCSTQQNSDMTAGQLNNSIAFSSNLANQAGEPDNGKAAAYTNPEPLSTIQKQDIAPSCAFSLSAESLLPQAPQQFLVESRDGLQQDMSVSSSEPVGRLCAEPAPQQQQQHLPLFPQDEVAQLEEAVRQLKAKGYCSLPLQSDNSIAKQHQQQHIQHQQQIQNQQLQQQQIQQRQIQNQQIQQQQIQQQQIQNQQIQQQQIQQQQIQQQHIQNQQIQQQQIQQQQIQQQQALENLQQQILQTQIQMQCGLFQDAPQGETAEPSQTLVTNQGSLFQSDQQQQQNQSEQQQAALFQQANDLCSMQTSFLQQTPSHSSPSMFHNPTSLAETQDPQGSLYQKASQEQVQAALFQSTMTVLQSQEQQPATTGLFLPQSSLPTQLSTNSSPQQQQQLAFLTALQSSSPEQQPVFQTQAPMSAIQQRSPMEQQQASQHQPLTQPTQQTSLFQTISPHSSPNSLSPGQQQQQQAGLLFCTNGLSPQPPASNIMYTNQGQMPPLTSSNLEPQKSQNPSLPFSQTSMVTVNQQNGPEPMSLGNPANPQQQVLFQEQQPMQLGGNPNNQQEQPVGLFMPQSNIQSLQGELAAQELAQTAMFASQNGVTSLQTTTSSSVQQPGNLFQNAVNPPSQTQQAGLFLFSIQNECDQLMNTPGNTLTDQIIAISQSGQNQRESDARIQSLLSQSLSQPVTVQSSMSASQNMEKIDDLLVSLQESNSNLTRSF
- the LOC101161962 gene encoding nuclear factor of activated T-cells 5 isoform X4; the protein is MPSDFISLFNGDLDLNSPSTLYSKESVYDLLPRELQLPASTQQNQEGMSQTSGGEADPLPSAPLASDAKFYSLTMDGPRSTSSSTISSSGSLSDQKPAHNRNVDPEDIRSTRVVPEVIGIEVGSGNCSSAVNGRCNAELGAVRGATSQEAQTHHQMTPSKRRTILNISPPPQDLLDDSRMSCQDEAPLDSELSNSIWMDDSLSNFSVMSTSSYNDNTEVPRKSRKRTPRQRPGPKAAPAANANTDVFDADSANGPHFVLSQLGPDTKTGSKGSSEDPPTPVQKGGILSMQFPQKCEGKELKILAQPETQHRARYLTEGSRGSVKDRTQQGFPTVKLEGVNEPVVLQIFVGNDSGRVKPHGFYQACRVTGRNTTACKEVNIDGTTVIEVVLDQSTSMTLAVDCVGILKLRNADVEARIGVAGSKKKSTRARLVFRVNIPRSDGSVLTLQAPSSPILCTQPAGLPEILKKSLHSASVRGGEEVFIIGKNFLKDTKVIFHENSSDEKSWKAEAEIDMELFHQNHLIVKVPPYQNQAITSSVCVGVYVVTNAGRSHDVQPFTYSPDPDNLAVKNDVAVKTEMPSPVTTCSFDEQIKVKREDFTPMEVTSNLQSSGVFKSVDLCSTQQNSDMTAGQLNNSIAFSSNLANQAGEPDNGKAAAYTNPEPLSTIQKQDIAPSCAFSLSAESLLPQAPQQFLVESRDGLQQDMSVSSSEPVGRLCAEPAPQQQQQHLPLFPQDEVAQLEEAVRQLKAKGYCSLPLQSDNSIAKQHQQQHIQHQQQIQNQQLQQQQIQQRQIQNQQIQQQQIQQQQIQNQQIQQQQIQQQQIQQQHIQNQQIQQQQIQQQQIQQQQALENLQQQILQTQIQMQCGLFQDAPQGETAEPSQTLVTNQGSLFQSDQQQQQNQSEQQQAALFQQANDLCSMQTSFLQQTPSHSSPSMFHNPTSLAETQDPQGSLYQKASQEQVQAALFQSTMTVLQSQEQQPATTGLFLPQSSLPTQLSTNSSPQQQQQLAFLTALQSSSPEQQPVFQTQAPMSAIQQRSPMEQQQASQHQPLTQPTQQTSLFQTISPHSSPNSLSPGQQQQQQAGLLFCTNGLSPQPPASNIMYTNQGQMPPLTSSNLEPQKSQNPSLPFSQTSMVTVNQQNGPEPMSLGNPANPQQQVLFQEQQPMQLGGNPNNQQEQPVGLFMPQSNIQSLQGELAAQELAQTAMFASQNGVTSLQTTTSSSVQQPGNLFQNAVNPPSQTQQAGLFLFSIQNECDQLMNTPGNTLTDQIIAISQSGQNQRESDARIQSLLSQSLSQPVTVQSSMSASQNMEKIDDLLVSLQESNSNLTRSF
- the LOC101161962 gene encoding nuclear factor of activated T-cells 5 isoform X5, whose amino-acid sequence is MPSDFISLFNGDLDLNSPSTLYSKDAKFYSLTMDGPRSTSSSTISSSGSLSDQKPAHNRNVDPEDIRSTRVVPEVIGIEVGSGNCSSAVNGRCNAELGAVRGATSQEAQTHHQMTPSKRRTILNISPPPQDLLDDSRMSCQDEAPLDSELSNSIWMDDSLSNFSVMSTSSYNDNTEVPRKSRKRTPRQRPGPKAAPAANANTDVFDADSANGPHFVLSQLGPDTKTGSKGSSEDPPTPVQKGGILSMQFPQKCEGKELKILAQPETQHRARYLTEGSRGSVKDRTQQGFPTVKLEGVNEPVVLQIFVGNDSGRVKPHGFYQACRVTGRNTTACKEVNIDGTTVIEVVLDQSTSMTLAVDCVGILKLRNADVEARIGVAGSKKKSTRARLVFRVNIPRSDGSVLTLQAPSSPILCTQPAGLPEILKKSLHSASVRGGEEVFIIGKNFLKDTKVIFHENSSDEKSWKAEAEIDMELFHQNHLIVKVPPYQNQAITSSVCVGVYVVTNAGRSHDVQPFTYSPDPDNLAVKNDVAVKTEMPSPVTTCSFDEQIKDGALMPPILPLVKREDFTPMEVTSNLQSSGVFKQSVDLCSTQQNSDMTAGQLNNSIAFSSNLANQAGEPDNGKAAAYTNPEPLSTIQKQDIAPSCAFSLSAESLLPQAPQQFLVESRDGLQQDMSVSSSEPVGRLCAEPAPQQQQQHLPLFPQDEVAQLEEAVRQLKAKGYCSLPLQSDNSIAKQHQQQHIQHQQQIQNQQLQQQQIQQRQIQNQQIQQQQIQQQQIQNQQIQQQQIQQQQIQQQHIQNQQIQQQQIQQQQIQQQQALENLQQQILQTQIQMQCGLFQDAPQGETAEPSQTLVTNQGSLFQSDQQQQQNQSEQQQAALFQQANDLCSMQTSFLQQTPSHSSPSMFHNPTSLAETQDPQGSLYQKASQEQVQAALFQSTMTVLQSQEQQPATTGLFLPQSSLPTQLSTNSSPQQQQQLAFLTALQSSSPEQQPVFQTQAPMSAIQQRSPMEQQQASQHQPLTQPTQQTSLFQTISPHSSPNSLSPGQQQQQQAGLLFCTNGLSPQPPASNIMYTNQGQMPPLTSSNLEPQKSQNPSLPFSQTSMVTVNQQNGPEPMSLGNPANPQQQVLFQEQQPMQLGGNPNNQQEQPVGLFMPQSNIQSLQGELAAQELAQTAMFASQNGVTSLQTTTSSSVQQPGNLFQNAVNPPSQTQQAGLFLFSIQNECDQLMNTPGNTLTDQIIAISQSGQNQRESDARIQSLLSQSLSQPVTVQSSMSASQNMEKIDDLLVSLQESNSNLTRSF
- the LOC101161962 gene encoding nuclear factor of activated T-cells 5 isoform X7 gives rise to the protein MDGPRSTSSSTISSSGSLSDQKPAHNRNVDPEDIRSTRVVPEVIGIEVGSGNCSSAVNGRCNAELGAVRGATSQEAQTHHQMTPSKRRTILNISPPPQDLLDDSRMSCQDEAPLDSELSNSIWMDDSLSNFSVMSTSSYNDNTEVPRKSRKRTPRQRPGPKAAPAANANTDVFDADSANGPHFVLSQLGPDTKTGSKGSSEDPPTPVQKGGILSMQFPQKCEGKELKILAQPETQHRARYLTEGSRGSVKDRTQQGFPTVKLEGVNEPVVLQIFVGNDSGRVKPHGFYQACRVTGRNTTACKEVNIDGTTVIEVVLDQSTSMTLAVDCVGILKLRNADVEARIGVAGSKKKSTRARLVFRVNIPRSDGSVLTLQAPSSPILCTQPAGLPEILKKSLHSASVRGGEEVFIIGKNFLKDTKVIFHENSSDEKSWKAEAEIDMELFHQNHLIVKVPPYQNQAITSSVCVGVYVVTNAGRSHDVQPFTYSPDPDNLAVKNDVAVKTEMPSPVTTCSFDEQIKDGALMPPILPLVKREDFTPMEVTSNLQSSGVFKQSVDLCSTQQNSDMTAGQLNNSIAFSSNLANQAGEPDNGKAAAYTNPEPLSTIQKQDIAPSCAFSLSAESLLPQAPQQFLVESRDGLQQDMSVSSSEPVGRLCAEPAPQQQQQHLPLFPQDEVAQLEEAVRQLKAKGYCSLPLQSDNSIAKQHQQQHIQHQQQIQNQQLQQQQIQQRQIQNQQIQQQQIQQQQIQNQQIQQQQIQQQQIQQQHIQNQQIQQQQIQQQQIQQQQALENLQQQILQTQIQMQCGLFQDAPQGETAEPSQTLVTNQGSLFQSDQQQQQNQSEQQQAALFQQANDLCSMQTSFLQQTPSHSSPSMFHNPTSLAETQDPQGSLYQKASQEQVQAALFQSTMTVLQSQEQQPATTGLFLPQSSLPTQLSTNSSPQQQQQLAFLTALQSSSPEQQPVFQTQAPMSAIQQRSPMEQQQASQHQPLTQPTQQTSLFQTISPHSSPNSLSPGQQQQQQAGLLFCTNGLSPQPPASNIMYTNQGQMPPLTSSNLEPQKSQNPSLPFSQTSMVTVNQQNGPEPMSLGNPANPQQQVLFQEQQPMQLGGNPNNQQEQPVGLFMPQSNIQSLQGELAAQELAQTAMFASQNGVTSLQTTTSSSVQQPGNLFQNAVNPPSQTQQAGLFLFSIQNECDQLMNTPGNTLTDQIIAISQSGQNQRESDARIQSLLSQSLSQPVTVQSSMSASQNMEKIDDLLVSLQESNSNLTRSF